The DNA window TGACGACGACCGCGATCTCCACGTCGGCGGCCTCGCCCCGGTAGCTCATGGCGTGCCCGACGATCTCGCCGTCCGGCGTGGTCGCCACCAGCACGTCGCGCCGCTCGTTCACCGCGACCAGGGCGCGGATGAGGCTCGCGGCGGGCGAGGCGCAGCCGGTGAAGAAGCGCAGGGTCTGCGTGTGCAGCGACAGCCCGGTCACGAAGCGGCGGACCCGTTCCTCGTCGTCGGGCCCGGCGGGCCGGATCTGAGTTCCCAACATGGACCCAGCCTGCCCGGTCGGACCTGAGTCTGTCAATCGAACTCAGATATAATGAAAAGATGAACGTTCCCTTCCGGGTGGACAACTGCTCGATCGAGCGCACCCTGGACATCGTCGGGGAGAAATGGACCTTCCTGGTGCTGCGCGAGGCGTTCAGCGGCGTGCGGCGCTTCGCCGACATGCAGGCCATCACCGGGGCCCCCCGCCAGGTCCTCAGCGCCCGCCTGGCCCGTCTGGTGGAGGAGGGGCTGCTGCGCAAGGAGCCCTACCGCGAGCCCGGCCAGCGGCAGCGCGACGAATACCGCCTCACCGACAAGGGCCGCGACCTCTACCCGCTGCTGGTCGCGCTCATGCACTGGGGAGACAGATACCTGGCGGACGACGACGGCCCGCCCGTGCTGCTCACCCACCGCGACTGCGGCGCGCCCATCGAACTGCACTTCCGCTGTACCGACGGCCACGAGGTGACCGGGCCGCGCGAGGTCACCCCGGTGCCCGGCGCCGGCGCGCGGGCCAGAACCGCCTGATCAGGGCGAGGCGCGTACGAGGGCACCGGCAGCTTTGCCTACCCTGGAGAGCGTGTACCGGATCCTGCTGACGCGCCGATGGCTCGGGCTCACCCTGGTGGTGCTGCTCGTCATCCCCGCCTTCGTCTTCCTCGGGCGCTGGCAGTACGGGCGCTTCGAGGAGCGGTCGGCCAACAGCGAGCGGGTCACCGCCAACATCGAGGCCGCCCCGGTGCCGCTGGAGCGGCTGGCCGCCCCCGGCGGGCGGGTCGACGCCGCCGACCGGTTCCGGCGGGTGAGCGTGGCCGGCTCCTACGACCCCGCGCACGCGCTCGTCGCACGCCGCCGGCCGCAGAACGGCCGCCCCGGCTTCTACGTCCTGACCCCGCTCGTCACCGCCGACGGCACGGGCGTGCTGGTCAACCGGGGCTGGGTCCCGGCCGGCGCGACCGCCGACACCCCACCGGCCGTGCCCCCGCCGCCCGCCGGACAGGTAACTGTCACCGGCCGGCTACGGCAGAGCGAGACCACGGCGTCGTCCGGCATCCGCGAGGTCTCCGGCCTGCCGGCCGGGCAGGTGCTGCTGATCAACGCGGGGTCGATCGGCCGGCAGGTGCCGTACCGGCTGCTGGACGGCTACGTCGAGCTCATCTCCCAGGAGCCGGCCGGCACGCCGGCGCCCGAGCCGGTCCCCGCGCCCGACGTGGGCGCCGGCGGCGGGCTCAACCTCGCCTACGCCTTCCAGTGGTGGCTGTTCATCGGCGTGGCGATCGGCGGCTGGATCCTGCTCCTGCGCCGCGAGCTGGCCGAACAGCGCGACGGGCAGCGGCCCGGCACGCCCGCCGAGCCCGAGGAGGCGCGGACCCCGGCGACGTAAGGTGATGGGGTGATCCGCCACATCGAGTTCGCCAACCTCTGCAACTTCCGTGACATGGGTGGATACCCCACCGCCGACGGCCGCGCCGTCCAGTGGCAGCGGCTCTACCGGGCCGACTCGCTCGGCTGGCTCGACCGGGACGACCTGGCCGTCTTCCGCGCGCTGCGCGTGCGTACGGTCATCGACCTGCGCCACCCGTTCGAGATCGAAAGGATGGGGCGGGTCCCCGAGAGCGAGGGGCAGCGCTACCACAACCTGCCCATCGAGGGCCGCCGCTGGGACGTCAACGCCTACGACGAGGCGCTCGGCGTGGCCCGCTACCTCGCCGACCGCTACCTGGAGGTCACCGAGGACGGCGTCGCCAACCTGCGCACGGCCCTGGAGACGATCGCCGACGCCGGCAACGCGCCCGTGGTGATCCACTGCGCGGCCGGCAAGGACCGCACCGGCGTGCTGGCCGCGCTGGTGCTCTCGCTCATAGGGGTGAGCGAGGACGACATCGTGGCGGACTACGCGCTCACCGGCCTGGTCACCGAGCGCTTCATCGCCGACTGGCGGCGGCGGCACCCCGACGCGGCGCTCTGGCCGGGCTTCGGGCTCGCCCCGGCCGAGGCGATGCGCTTCTTCCTGACCGATCTGGCGGCCAGGCACGGCTCGCCCGAGCGGTACGTCTCGCAGGTCGTGGGCCTCTCCCCCGACGCGGTCGGCGAGCTGCGCCGGCACCTGCTGACTGAAACCCGGCCGCGAGGGTAGAGGGCGCCGCAGGGTCCGCGCGAGCAGCATCCTCGCCGGAACGGGCGGACCCGACCCGCCCGGGATCGTCCGGCGATCCCCCTCCCCGGCGATCCCGGGCCCGGCGAGACCCCGGCTGTCCGGCGGGTTCGGAGACCCAACGGATACGTCGCAGCTTGTTCGACGTTATCCCGTCGTCGTACGGTTACCTGCGTGACTACGCCGCTGCTCCCCGACCCTGAACCCCGGCGGCGCGACTATGTGATCATCTCAGCCGACGATCACCTGATCGAGCCGCCCGACCTCTTCGACGACCGACTGCCGGAGAAATACGCCGACGTCGCGCCCAAGGTCGTGGAGACGGAGGCGGGTCACCAGGTCTGGCGTTACGGCGGCGCCACCTACCCGTGCGCCGGCATCGACGTCGGCGCCGGCCTGCCCCGTGAGCAGTGGACGCTCGATCCGGTCCGTTTCGAGAACATGCGCCCCGGTTGTCACGACATCGAGGCCCGCGTCCAGGACATGGACGTGGCCGGC is part of the Nonomuraea coxensis DSM 45129 genome and encodes:
- a CDS encoding winged helix-turn-helix transcriptional regulator; translation: MNVPFRVDNCSIERTLDIVGEKWTFLVLREAFSGVRRFADMQAITGAPRQVLSARLARLVEEGLLRKEPYREPGQRQRDEYRLTDKGRDLYPLLVALMHWGDRYLADDDGPPVLLTHRDCGAPIELHFRCTDGHEVTGPREVTPVPGAGARARTA
- a CDS encoding GNAT family N-acetyltransferase codes for the protein MLGTQIRPAGPDDEERVRRFVTGLSLHTQTLRFFTGCASPAASLIRALVAVNERRDVLVATTPDGEIVGHAMSYRGEAADVEIAVVVTDDWQGRGLGPRLVRTLLLRAFVLGARTVAMDVMGENRRALRLVRRVWPDARMRVCSGSVEVTAMIDPAVLFAEQGSVATPLTV
- a CDS encoding SURF1 family protein, translated to MYRILLTRRWLGLTLVVLLVIPAFVFLGRWQYGRFEERSANSERVTANIEAAPVPLERLAAPGGRVDAADRFRRVSVAGSYDPAHALVARRRPQNGRPGFYVLTPLVTADGTGVLVNRGWVPAGATADTPPAVPPPPAGQVTVTGRLRQSETTASSGIREVSGLPAGQVLLINAGSIGRQVPYRLLDGYVELISQEPAGTPAPEPVPAPDVGAGGGLNLAYAFQWWLFIGVAIGGWILLLRRELAEQRDGQRPGTPAEPEEARTPAT
- a CDS encoding tyrosine-protein phosphatase, whose protein sequence is MIRHIEFANLCNFRDMGGYPTADGRAVQWQRLYRADSLGWLDRDDLAVFRALRVRTVIDLRHPFEIERMGRVPESEGQRYHNLPIEGRRWDVNAYDEALGVARYLADRYLEVTEDGVANLRTALETIADAGNAPVVIHCAAGKDRTGVLAALVLSLIGVSEDDIVADYALTGLVTERFIADWRRRHPDAALWPGFGLAPAEAMRFFLTDLAARHGSPERYVSQVVGLSPDAVGELRRHLLTETRPRG